From one Sphaeramia orbicularis chromosome 9, fSphaOr1.1, whole genome shotgun sequence genomic stretch:
- the smn1 gene encoding survival motor neuron protein 1: MANGCQDVLFTRGTGQSDDSDIWDDTALIKAYDKAVASFKTALKSEDEPQASKKTHPGKKRKNNKKNQSRKRTNAPPDKEWQVGDSCSAYWSEDGQLYAATISSIDETKGTCIVVYTGYGNEEEQNLEDLCSQISEADEETNVQINKDESSTEESDRSTTPNQQKRQPHSKSQKSKTHKEHPPMWTPGFPGFPPGPPPMAAFRQGRSKRSSGHGHVPPPWPPMMPFGPPMIPPPPPMSPDMVDDEALGSVLISWYMSGYHTGYYLGLKQGRKEAANWTKVHHK; the protein is encoded by the exons atGGCAAATGGATGTCAAGACGTGCTGTTTACACGCGGAACTGGACAA AGTGATGATTCGGATATATGGGACGATAcagcactgataaaagcttatgacAAGGCAGTTGCATCATTCAAG ACTGCTCTTAAGAGTGAAGACGAGCCACAAGCCTCCAAGAAAACCCATCCTGGAAAGAAAAGGAAGAATAATAAAAAGAACCAGAGCAGAAAAAGAACTAATGCACCTCCAGATAAAGAG TGGCAGGTTGGGGACTCATGCAGCGCTTACTGGTCAGAGGATGGCCAGCTGTATGCCGCCACCATCTCCTCCATAGATGAAACAAAGGGCACTTGTATAGTTGTATATACAGGCTATGGCAACGAGGAGGAGCAAAATCTTGAAGACTTATGTTCACAGATTTCTGAAGCTGATGAAGAAACAAATGTGCAG ataaacaaagatgaatCGTCAACAGAAGAGAGTGACAGGTCAACCACACCAAACCAACAAAAACGACAGCCACACAGTAAATCTCAAAAGTCCAAGACTCACAAAGAACATCCTCCTATGTGGACTCCTGGCTTTCCTGGATTTCCCCCAGGCCCACCTCCCATGGCAGCTTTCAGACAA GGAAGAAGCAAACGATCAAGTGGTCACGGACATGTACCTCCTCCTTGGCCTCCCATGATGCCTTTTGGGCCACCA ATGATTCCGCCACCACCACCAATGAGCCCTGACATGGTCGATGATGAGGCGTTGGGCAGCGTCCTCATCTCCTGGTACATGAGTGGATACCACACAGGATATTACTTG GGATTAAAACAAGGACGCAAAGAGGCAGCCAACTGGACAAAAGTGCACCACAAATGA
- the hspb11 gene encoding intraflagellar transport protein 25 homolog, translated as MEILNIWTTTGMYPQEFIIRFPDPTKLTAVTVDSYNVTHLKIEQNNSPNASNFESVAEKDFTQTEGHLQSNSIPLNGTTATHLRFIITSGYDHFVSVHRVSVQN; from the exons ATGG AAATACTAAACATTTGGACGACCACTGGGATGTATCCACAGGAGTTCATCATCCGTTTTCCTGATCCCACAAAACTCACTGCTGTGACTGTGGACAGCTACAATG tCACACATCTCAAGATAGAACAAAATAACTCACCAAATGCCTCTAACTTTGAGTCAGTTGCAGAGAAAG ACTTTACACAGACAGAGGGACATCTTCAGTCTAATTCTATTCCG CTTAATGGAACCACTGCAACCCACCTACGTTTTATCATCACCTCAGGATATGATCACTTTGTCTCTGTGCACCGAGTCAGTGTACAAAACTGA